One part of the Ziziphus jujuba cultivar Dongzao chromosome 2, ASM3175591v1 genome encodes these proteins:
- the LOC132800553 gene encoding receptor-like protein EIX2 — translation MNCLKSDREALIDFKNGLHDPENWLSSWKASNCCQWRGISCENTTGAVIAVDLHNPHLQDFDSSGRYELGSFSGEIRPSLTKLKSLRHLDLSFNTFDDNPIPEFFGSFKNLQYLNLSNAGFSGPVPPNLGNLSSLQYLDLESLSLLVDNLAWVKGLVSLKHLVMNEVDLSEVGSDWIKSLTKLPFLTELHLSDCSLSGTIPPLICVNLTSLVVLDLSYNKLNSKMPNWLVNVTSLVAFDITLNNFFGRIPLGFSNLPNLQSLILSSNYNLTASCYQLLRGRWEKIRVLDLGGNKVHGNLPASIGNMTFLTYLNLGSNNVEGEIPSSIGKLCNLMHFLMSGNNLTGTLPEFLEGIENCLSKRPLASLLNLDLSQNHLVGKLPQWLSQLKSLVVLSLARNELNGTLPESLGQLPDLSYLDVSSNNLMGIVTETHFSKLGKLNLLYLSSNSFTVNISSSWVPPFQLWYLDMHSCHLGPSFPAWLKSQKQVITLDFSDANISGSIPNWFWEHSSSLLWLNVSYNLLEGRLPSPLNLASNAVVDFSSNLFKGSIPLSAGKIYFLDVSKNKFSGIIPDNISGSLVFLSISGNQINGEIPASIGNNPGLQVIDLSNNNLTGSIPSSFANCFYIKALDLSNNNLSGKIPAIIGYLSLLQTLHLNDNKFSGVIPSSFQNLASLETLDLGNNRLIGRIPPWIGKGFERLRILSLRANSFSGELPPVLSNLSSIQVLDLARNQFHGGIPASFGYFKALKQKQIINHYLLYGMYGTTYYKENFVVTLKDQSQSFSKILSLLVGIDLSGNNLSGDLPREITKLSGLVFLNLSRNHISGHIPESISKLEQLSSLDLSSNKFSGAIPRTLASLSFLGFLNLSNNNFSGRIPYTDHMSTFDAPSFAGNTGLCGIPLDVKCPSDDDDDDPEKGLTTPKANTSGDSFVDKWFCLSIGLGFAAGILVPYLVITMKGSWSVAYFDAVERVFDRILYLWLKYRTRQQRNRGSNQRR, via the coding sequence ATGAATTGCTTGAAGTCAGACCGAGAAGCTCTAATTGACTTCAAGAACGGTCTTCATGATCCTGAAAACTGGCTTTCTTCATGGAAGGCAAGCAACTGCTGTCAATGGCGGGGAATAAGCTGTGAGAACACTACTGGAGCTGTTATTGCAGTTGATCTTCATAATCCTCATCTGCAAGATTTTGATTCTTCTGGCAGGTATGAACTCGGGAGCTTCAGTGGGGAAATTAGACCTTCATTAACAAAACTGAAGTCCTTAAGGCATTTGGACTTGAGTTTCAACACATTCGATGACAACCCAATTCCTGAATTTTTTGgatcttttaaaaatttgcaaTATCTAAACCTCTCAAATGCTGGGTTTAGTGGTCCAGTTCCTCCAAATTTAGGAAACTTGTCTAGCTTGCAGTATCTTGATCTCGAGTCTTTGAGTTTACTTGTTGATAATCTTGCATGGGTAAAAGGTCTTGTCTCTCTAAAGCATCTTGTGATGAATGAAGTTGATCTTTCAGAGGTAGGATCAGACTGGATAAAGTCCCTGACCAAGCTCCCATTCTTAACTGAGTTGCATCTATCTGATTGTAGTTTATCTGGTACCATTCCACCTCTCATCTGTGTAAATTTAACTTCTCTTGTTGTCCTAGATCTCAGTTACAACAAGTTGAATTCAAAAATGCCTAATTGGCTTGTCAATGTTACCAGCCTTGTTGCTTTTGATATAACCTTAAATAACTTCTTTGGAAGAATCCCACTTGGTTTTAGCAACCTTCCTAATTTGCAGAGTTTAATTCTTAGTAGTAACTACAATCTTACAGCAAGTTGCTATCAATTGCTTAGAGGAAGATGGGAGAAGATAAGAGTTCTCGATTTAGGGGGGAATAAAGTACATGGGAATCTTCCTGCTTCCATTGGAAACATGACATTTCTCACCTACTTGAATCTTGGTTCCAATAATGTTGAGGGTGAGATTCCAAGCTCTATTGGCAAACTCTGCAACCTGATGCATTTCTTAATGTCAGGTAATAACTTGACTGGAACTTTACCTGAATTCCTTGAAGGAATAGAAAATTGCCTTTCTAAAAGGCCACTGGCTAGTCTGTTAAACTTGGACTTGTCACAAAATCACTTGGTTGGTAAATTACCACAATGGCTTAGTCAGCTCAAGAGTCTCGTTGTTCTTAGTCTAGCAAGGAATGAGCTAAACGGAACTTTGCCAGAAAGTTTGGGACAACTTCCTGATTTGTCTTATCTCGATGTTTCTTCCAATAATTTGATGGGTATAGTTACTGAAACACATTTTTCAAAGCTAGGTAAGCTAAACCTTTTGTATCTATCTTCAAACTCTTTCACCGTGAATATCAGTTCCAGTTGGGTTCCCCCATTCCAACTCTGGTATCTTGATATGCATTCATGCCATTTGGGTCCTTCATTTCCTGCGTGGCTTAAGTCACAAAAGCAAGTCATAACTTTGGATTTCTCAGATGCTAACATTTCTGGCTCCATACCCAACTGGTTTTGGGAACATTCCTCTAGCCTTTTATGGTTGAATGTTTCTTATAATCTGTTAGAAGGTCGTCTACCAAGTCCACTAAACTTAGCTTCAAATGCAGTGGTTGATTTCAGCTCAAACCTCTTCAAAGGGTCCATTCCTCTTTCAGCCGGCAAAATTTACTTTCTTGATgtctccaaaaataaattttctggtATTATTCCAGATAACATAagtggttccttggttttcctCTCTATTTCTGGAAACCAGATAAATGGAGAAATCCCAGCTTCTATAGGTAACAATCCTGGTCTTCAAGTCATTGATCTTTCTAATAACAACTTAACAGGAAGCATTCCATCAAGCTTTGCCAACTGTTTTTATATTAAAGCACTAGACCTTAGTAACAACAATTTGTCTGGAAAAATCCCTGCCATCATAGGTTACCTAAGTTTGCTCCAAACATTGCACCTAAATGACAATAAGTTCTCCGGAGTGATCCCGTCATCTTTCCAGAACTTAGCAAGTTTGGAGACACTGGATCTTGGAAACAACAGATTAATTGGTAGAATTCCACCATGGATTGGGAAAGGTTTCGAAAGACTGAGAATTCTTAGCTTGAGAGCCAATTCATTTTCAGGAGAACTTCCACCAGTGCTATCAAATTTAAGTTCGATACAAGTTTTGGACCTGGCAAGAAATCAGTTCCATGGCGGCATTCCAGCTAGTTTTGGATATTTCAAAGCTCTGAAACAAAAGCAAATCATAAACCATTATCTGCTTTATGGGATGTATGGGACTACCTATTATAAAGAAAACTTTGTTGTAACTCTGAAAGACCAGTCTCAGAGTTTCAGCAAGATCCTCTCCCTTTTAGTTGGCATAGATCTCTCAGGAAATAATTTGAGTGGAGATCTTCCAAGAGAGATAACAAAATTGTCAGGTTTGGTGTTTCTGAACTTGTCCAGAAACCATATCAGCGGACACATTCCCGAAAGCATTTCAAAGTTGGAGCAATTGTCATCACTTGATCTCTCAAGTAATAAGTTCTCAGGTGCTATTCCTCGAACTTTGGCATCACTCTCATTTTTGGGGTTCCTTAATTTGTCAAACAATAACTTCTCTGGTAGGATCCCTTATACAGATCATATGTCAACTTTTGATGCACCTTCTTTTGCTGGAAACACTGGCCTTTGTGGCATTCCACTTGATGTAAAATGTCcaagtgatgatgatgatgatgatccagAAAAGGGATTGACTACTCCAAAGGCTAATACAAGTGGTGACAGCTTTGTCGACAAATGGTTTTGCTTGAGCATTGGATTGGGATTTGCAGCAGGAATTCTTGTTCCTTATCTGGTAATCACGATGAAAGGGTCTTGGAGTGTAGCCTACTTCGATGCTGTTGAGAGAGTTTTTGATAGAATACTATATCTGTGGTTGAAATACAGAACCAGACAGCAGAGGAATCGAGGGAGTAACCAAAGAAGATGA
- the LOC125422383 gene encoding receptor-like protein EIX1 — MTREFLPNTNAHLMNCWELDREALIAFKNGLNDPANRLSSWKGSNFDLRDPHQDGFQFFGSGAIPQTFGNLSSLQYLDLDNSLTLEWQLGLYVDNLDWVTGLVSLKHLDMDAVDLSNVGSHWIMKLNKLSSLTELHLSDCSLSGPIPPLTFVNLTSLVVLDLMSNELNSKIPDWLFLYLGHNDLTASCHQLLGGRWEKIQELDLESISLHGKLPASTGNMTFLTFLNLFSNNVKGGIPSFIGKLFNLVYFDIGKNNLTGTLPEFLEGIENCLSRRPLPSLQVLHLPNNHLVGKSPECLTQLANLVELDLSSGNSLCGPIPASFGILQQNVTYLNLNEDELNGTLPESLGQLSKLSFLDVSSNRLTGIVTETHFLNLEKLRVLDLSSNSFTLAVNSNWVPPFQVETLHMDSCHMGPSFPAWLKSQKRLTDLNLSNTSISGSIPHWFWEHFLNLSTLNVSNNHLEGHLRSHLNYAPTLDIGTVASFDLSSNNFSGASPILSGNFWIIDLSKNKFSSTTPNDISFSNYLKFLFISDNQISGEIPPSIGKNYWYLSY; from the exons ATGACAAGAGAATTTCTTCCCAACACTAATGCTCACTTGATGAATTGCTGGGAGTTGGATCGAGAAGCTCTCATTGCCTTCAAGAATGGTCTTAATGATCCTGCAAACCGGCTTTCTTCATGGAAGGGAAGCAACT TTGATCTCCGTGATCCACATCAAGATGGATTTCAGTTTTTTGGCAG TGGTGCAATTCCTCAAACTTTTGGGAACCTTTCTAGCTTGCAGTATCTTGATCTTGATAATAGTCTGACTTTGGAATGGCAGTTGGGTTTATATGTTGATAATCTTGATTGGGTAACAGGTCTTGTTTCTCTTAAGCATCTTGACATGGATGCAGTTGATCTTTCAAATGTAGGATCACATTGGATTATGAAACTAAATAAGCTCTCATCCTTAACTGAGTTGCATCTATCTGATTGTAGCTTATCTGGTCCCATTCCTCCTCTTACCTTTGTAAATTTAACTTCACTTGTTGTCCTAGATCTTATGTCTAATGAATTGAATTCAAAAATACCTGATTGGCTT TTTTTATATCTTGGTCACAACGATCTTACAGCAAGTTGCCATCAATTGTTGGGGGGTAGATGGGAAAAGATACAAGAACTTGACTTAGAATCCATTAGCCTGCATGGGAAACTTCCTGCTTCCACTGGAAACATGACATTTCTCACTTTCTTGAATCTTTTTTCCAATAATGTTAAAGGTGGGATTCCAAGCTTTATTGGTAAACTCTTCAACCTTGTCTATTTTGATATAGGAAAAAATAACTTGACAGGAACTTTGCCAGAATTCCTTGAAGGAATTGAAAATTGCCTTTCTAGGAGGCCACTGCCTAGTCTGCAGGTGTTGCACTTGCCAAACAATCATTTGGTTGGTAAATCACCGGAGTGCCTGACTCAGCTTGCGAATCTCGTTGAGCTTGATTTGTCCTCCGGTAACTCTCTATGCGGTCCCATCCCAGCTTCTTTTGGAATATTGCAGCAAAATGTTACCTATCTGAACCTAAACGAGGATGAACTAAATGGGACCCTCCCAGAAAGTTTGGGACAACTCTCTAAGTTGTCTTTCCTTGATGTTTCTTCCAACCGTTTGACAGGCATAGTTACTGAAACAcattttttaaatcttgaaaAGCTACGTGTTTTAGATTTGTCTTCAAACTCTTTTACCTTGGCTGTCAATTCCAATTGGGTTCCCCCTTTCCAAGTTGAGACTCTTCATATGGATTCATGCCACATGGGTCCTTCATTTCCTGCTTGGCTTAAGTCACAAAAAAGACTCACAGATTTGAATTTGTCAAATACAAGTATTTCTGGTTCCATACCGCATTGGTTTTGGGAACATTTTCTTAACCTATCCACATTGAATGTTTCCAATAATCATCTAGAAGGTCATTTACGAAGTCATTTAAACTATGCTCCAACATTAGACATTGGTACCGTTGCAAGTTTTGATTTAAGCTCAAACAACTTCAGTGGAGCCAGTCCTATTTTGAGTGGCAACTTTTGGATCATTGAtctgtcaaaaaataaattttccagtACTACTCCAAATGACATTTCATTCAGTAATTATTTGAAATTCCTATTTATTTCTGACAACCAGATAAGTGGAGAAATCCCACCTTCTATAGGTAAAAATTACTGGTATTTAAGCTATTGA